Below is a genomic region from Streptomyces sp. NBC_00461.
CGGCGAGGCCGGGATAGGCAAGTCGAGCCTGGTCAGAGCAATGCCGGAGCATCTGCCCAGGGGGGCCCGGGTGCTCGTCGGACAGTGCGACGACCTCGCCACCCGGCGGCCCCTCGGCCCGTTCCGCGACCTGGTCGGCAGCGTCGGCGCCGAGCTGGCCCGCGCCGTCACGGAGGGCGGCGACCGCCACCGCGTCTACGAGGCCCTGCACGGCGAGCTTGCCGTGACCCCGCATCCGGCGGTACTCGTCGTCGAGGACGTGCACTGGGCCGACGAGGCCTCCCTGGACGCCCTGCGCTTCCTCGTACGGCGTATGGAACAGCTGCCCGCCCTGCTGGTCCTCACCTACCGCGACGACGAGCTGAGCCGTGGACACCCCCTGCGCCACCTCCTTGGCCAGGTCTCCCGCGCGCCACGCGTGCACCGCCTGCCCCTGGCCCGGCTGTCCCTGGAGGCGGTCCGCACGCTCAGCGCGGCCGGCGGCCTCGACCCCGCCCAGGTCTACGAGGTGACGTCGGGCAACCCCTTCTTCGTCGCCGAGGTCGTCGCCGCAGGCGGCACCGGGGGAGTGCCCCCGACCGTCGTCGAGGCCGTGCTCGCCCGGCTGCGCGGACTGGAGCCGGCCACCGTGGACGCGCTGGAGCAGCTCGCCGTCGTCCCCTCGGCCGTCGAACGTCCGCTGGTCGACGCGCTGCTCAACGGCGGGGTCGCCGTCCTCGCCGCGGCCGAGCAGCGCGGGCTGCTGGCCGTCGCGCCGGAGCGGGTGGCGTTCCGGCACGAGCTGATCCGGCGGGCGGTCGCCGACGCCGTGCCCGCGGCCCGGCGCATCGAGCTCAACCGCACCGTCCTCGCGGCACTCGTCGCCCGGCCAGGCTCCGACGCGGCCCGCATCGTCCACCACGCCGCCCAGGCCGGCGACCAGGACGCCATCGCCCGCTACGGCCCCGACGCGGCCCGGGACGCCGCCTCGGCGGGCGCCCACCGCGAGGCCGCCGCCCAGCTGCGGCTCGTCCTGCGGCAACGGCACCGCTACGCCCCTGCCGACCTCGCGGGCCTCCTCGAACGCTATGCCGTGGAGACCTACACCATCGCCGACTCGGCCGCCGCCGTCACCGCCGAGCGGGAGGCGGTGGCCCTGCGCCGCTCCCTCGGCGACACCCTCGCCCTCGGCGCCGACCTGCGCTGGCTGTCCAGGATCCACTGGTGGGCCGGGGACGCCGACGAGGCGCAGGAGGCCGCCCGCGAGGCCGTCGCCGTCCTGGAGCACGCCGGCGACGACCGGCTGCTGGCGCTCGCCGTCAGCAACATCGCCCAGCTGCGGATGCTGGCCGACCGCTACCCCGAAGCCGTCGAGCACGCCGAGCGCGCCATCGTGCTCGCCCAGAAGACCCAGGACGCGGGGATCCTCTCGCACGCCCTCAACAACCAGGGCACGGCCCGCTGGCGGGGCGGCGACCCCGGCGGGCGGCGCCAGCTGGAGGAGAGCCTGGAGGTCGCCCTCGACGCCGGCGAGGTCGAGCACGCCTGCCGCGCCTACGCCAACCTCATCTGGACCCTGCTCGACACCCTGCAGTTCACCGAGGCCGACCGCTTCCTGACCCCGGCCATGGACCTGGCCGACCGCGCCGAACACCTCGGC
It encodes:
- a CDS encoding ATP-binding protein, giving the protein MDRGILEREPELEQLATAAQEAADGAGSVALVFGEAGIGKSSLVRAMPEHLPRGARVLVGQCDDLATRRPLGPFRDLVGSVGAELARAVTEGGDRHRVYEALHGELAVTPHPAVLVVEDVHWADEASLDALRFLVRRMEQLPALLVLTYRDDELSRGHPLRHLLGQVSRAPRVHRLPLARLSLEAVRTLSAAGGLDPAQVYEVTSGNPFFVAEVVAAGGTGGVPPTVVEAVLARLRGLEPATVDALEQLAVVPSAVERPLVDALLNGGVAVLAAAEQRGLLAVAPERVAFRHELIRRAVADAVPAARRIELNRTVLAALVARPGSDAARIVHHAAQAGDQDAIARYGPDAARDAASAGAHREAAAQLRLVLRQRHRYAPADLAGLLERYAVETYTIADSAAAVTAEREAVALRRSLGDTLALGADLRWLSRIHWWAGDADEAQEAAREAVAVLEHAGDDRLLALAVSNIAQLRMLADRYPEAVEHAERAIVLAQKTQDAGILSHALNNQGTARWRGGDPGGRRQLEESLEVALDAGEVEHACRAYANLIWTLLDTLQFTEADRFLTPAMDLADRAEHLGFLTYLHVELAIRRLAAADWEEAERHAEFGIHDFLPARCPALTVLARVRTRCGRPGADELLAEAREIAVRTRELQRTGPVAAALAEAAWLRGDLDAVVEAVAPFHAQARDLAVVPHRAELGYWLTKAGHPPFPADDSGHPYALQARGQWRRAAALWHTAGCPYEYAVALAESPEPADKLTALARLDALGAEPPAHLLRTELRRLGVPHVPRGPVAATRGNPAGLTERQLQVMRLLAQGLTNGEIADRLVVSVRTVDNHVRAVLDKLDAPTRRHVAVRAAQLGLLAGRET